In Clavibacter californiensis, the sequence CGCCGGACCGCGCTGCTCACCGGGCGGCGCGGTCCGCGGCATCGGCCGTACGACCTCCGCCCGCCTCCTCGATCTCGTCGACGAGCCGCCCGAGCAGCCGGGTCAGCTCGGTGCGCTCCCGGGCCGTCCACTCCCCCACGAGCTCGCCGAGGAGCGCGCGGGCCGTGGCGGAGTTCCGGTCGAGCACCCGCTCGGCCTCGGGCGTCGCGCGCACGAGGACGGCGCGACGGTCATCGGGGTCGGGCTCGCGGATCACGAGGCCCCGCTCCTCGAGGCGCCGCACGTGCGCGGTCATCGTCGACTTGTCGACGCCCTGCCAGTCGGCGAGCACGCGCATCCGGGTCGCGCCGCACTCGGCGAGGTGGGCGAGGAGCCACGT encodes:
- a CDS encoding MarR family winged helix-turn-helix transcriptional regulator, which codes for MSELPGEDGASVGAAMERAVLAITRWASRPDVRRGMLADEGGAFSSTDTWLLAHLAECGATRMRVLADWQGVDKSTMTAHVRRLEERGLVIREPDPDDRRAVLVRATPEAERVLDRNSATARALLGELVGEWTARERTELTRLLGRLVDEIEEAGGGRTADAADRAAR